The Flavobacterium praedii genome window below encodes:
- a CDS encoding heavy-metal-associated domain-containing protein, translating to MNFTKSIAIIALSSLLFASCKDNKTEAKTETAETETAAPKVKKEIAAANLQTASFTIEGMTCAEGCAATIQDELNGLDGVQTAKVDFDKKLATVTFDKTVQTPESLTKVVQATGDGKTYKVLNMKS from the coding sequence ATGAATTTCACAAAATCAATTGCAATCATAGCGCTTTCGAGTTTGCTTTTTGCTAGTTGCAAAGACAACAAAACAGAAGCAAAAACAGAAACTGCTGAAACAGAAACTGCCGCACCGAAAGTCAAAAAGGAAATTGCTGCAGCCAATTTACAAACAGCAAGTTTCACAATCGAAGGAATGACTTGTGCTGAAGGATGTGCAGCAACAATTCAGGACGAATTAAACGGATTAGACGGTGTTCAAACTGCAAAAGTTGATTTTGACAAAAAACTGGCTACAGTTACTTTTGACAAAACGGTTCAAACTCCAGAAAGTCTGACCAAAGTAGTTCAAGCTACAGGCGATGGAAAAACATACAAAGTTTTGAATATGAAATCATAA